AAGCCGGCCAGTATTTTCCTCTGGTGTACTCGAAAACGGCGGTAGAGGAGAATGCGAGTAAGGTGATGATGCTTGAGCCTGTGGGCTCTTCTAGTCCTGCTCACAAGTAGCCTGGATATGCTGCCGAACGAGTCTCGATCGAATTCTGAGGTCGTCCGCTTCGCTGAGTTCGAAGCTGATTTGCGAACCGGGGAGCTGCGCCGTGATGGCCGTCTCTTAAAGGTGCAAGGCAAGCCGTTCCAGGTTCTCAGTGCTCTCCTGGTTCGGCCTGGAGATCTCGTGACGCGGGAAGAGCTGCGACAGAGTCTCTGGCCGGCAGATACCTTTGTTGATTTCGAGCATGGCCTGAATACCGCGATCAACAAAGTTCGCGAGGCGCTGCGAGATTCGGCCAGTAATCCTCGTTTTATCGAGACGCTGCCGCGACGTGGGTATCGTTTTATTGGAGCCGTCTACAGCAACTCCGTTGCGGGTGTCTCTCCGGCTTCTCATCAAACCGCCGCCGGCGATGTTGATCCGCCTTCGCATACCTCCGACGAACTGCCCAAAGCTCCGCGAACTGCTGCCCGCAGCTTACTGTTACTGATTGAGTTTGCGTATCTGGTTTCTTACATTGCGGCGCTGCACTATTTGCTGTGGGTGAGGATGCTGGCGAAGTTCAGTTTTGGTCCTGTGCAGGCACTGACAGTAACGTCCGGCATCATTCTCTGGTGTGCGATGGGAGTGCCGGTCCGTTTCTATTTACTCTTCGCACTTGCTTTCGATTACCACCTGCTCGGGGAGAAATTTCGTCGTCTGTTTCCATTCTTGCTCGTTATCGACGAGTTCTGGTCGGGGATGGCTCTGTTCCTGGTGCCGACCATCGGGCTGGGATTTGGATTTGCGCTGTTCGTTGCTGCGATCTACTCACCATTTGCGCAAAGGACACTGGTGCGCATGGGATATCACTAGCCTTTGTTGTCATTCCGAGCGTAGCGCCCGCTGTTTGGGCGCGGAGAGAGGAATCCCTACTGTTGTCCAATGTCAGATAGCAAGCCAATGATGGTTCTAGCAGAGGACGTAGAAGTTCGTAGGGATTCCTCGCTTCGCTCGGAATGACAGAATAGAGTGAAAGTCACAACGCCTCGACCACCACCTCTGACGGCGATTCCTTCCCGAATTCACCTTCCCATTTTGCAATCACGACGCTGGCGAGGCAGTTGCCGATCACGTTTACCGTTGTCCTCGCCATGTCCATGAGAGCATCGATTCCTAGAATGATATACACAGGCCACAGGGGTAGGTTGAAGCTACCGAGCGTCGCCAGCAGGATCACAAGGCTCGCACGCGGTACGCCGGCCACACCTTTGCTGGTGAGCATTAGCGTAAGCACGAGCAGAATCTGTTCGCCGATTTCAAGGGAACGTCCCGCAGCCTGGGCGACGAACACAGAGGCGAGTGTGAGATATAGCGTGCTGCCGTCGAGATTAAAACTGTAGCCGGTGGGAATCACGAACGCGACCATTTGTCGCGGAACTCCGAGGGCTTCCATCGATTCCATTGCGCGTGGCAGCGCGGCTTCAGATGTGCTCGTGGCGAAGGCAATCGCCGCCGGCTCGGCAACTGCGCGGATGAATCTCCGCACTGGAACGCGTGCGAGTAGAGCTACGGGAAATAGCACGCCACCAAGAAAAACAATCAGCGCAACGTAGAGTGTTCCAAGGAGCCTGGCTAAGTTCGAGAGGACATTCACGCCGAGCTGTCCAATGGTGTAAGCAATGGCGGCTCCGACCGCCGGGGCTGCCAGGTACATGACGATGTTGGTGAACTTGAACATTGTTTCCGAGAGGCTCTCGAAGAAAGTCAGCAAGGGGCGGCGCTTTGGTTCGGGAAGCATGCCGAGAGCGAGTGCAAAGATCACTGCGAAGACGACCACCTGCAGGACTTGTCCTTCGGCCACCGATTTCGCGATGTTCTCGGGAAAAATGTGGACAATCAAATCGCTCGCACTCTGCTTCTGAGGAACGGCAGGGCCCGCAACCTGATCGGCGGGAGCGTGGACCCCAACACCTGCCTTGCTGATGTTGATTGCAGCCAGTCCAATCACCAGCGCTAGCGTTGTGATCACTTCGAAGTAGATCAGGCACTTTATGCCCATGCGTCCCACTTGCTTCAGGTCAGAGTGCCCGGCGATTCCAACCACCAGCGTGCTGAAGATGAGAGGAGCAACGATGGCTTTGATCAGACGCAGGAATATCTGGGTGATCACTTCAAGGCTGACTGCTTGATGCGGAAAATCGTAGCCCACAATCCCGCCGATCACCATGGAAGCGAAAATCCAGGTCATCAACGAGCGACGTAAAGACGCATACACGAGAAGCACTACAAGCACTGCCCAGCGGCTAACGAAAAGAAGGGCACTGGGTAAAGTGTGCAGGCGCGAGATCAGCGCGAGGATGACTGCAACTGTGCCAAAAGCGGCGGCGGCAAAGGCCCAAATTTGTATGCCGGAAAGGCTTCGACGCTGCATCTGCATGGTCGAGACAAGGTAACACGGGGGTGGCTATGGAACAGTGAGGGCCACGAAAATGCTGACACGAAACTGCATGCAGGGAGGAAGTGCATTCAAACACTAACCGGGAGTGGGTCTAGTGGACGAAGTGGACGCAGTGGACGTCATGGACTGCTGGATACTGATGTAGTAATGCCGCGCAGCTTCGTGGCTTCGCTGCTCCGAAGCTCCTGTTGCCCCATGTACCTTCGTAATGCCGTTTTCGGTTCCCAGCGTCACTACCGACCGGCAACTCTGGCATAAGTAGCGTGTCAGTACCCGGTGAACCAGAGACACTCGGGTACCACCGAGAAGAGAGGACGATACAACCGACATCTATGAACAAGAAACTTGTTTCATTCGCACTCGCGGCGATGCTCACAGCGACATGCTTCGCCAGAACCGATAATGATGACAAAAAGCCAACCATCCGTCAGCGCAAAGAAAATCAGCAGGACCGGATTCATCAGGGCGTAAAGAGTGGTCAACTGACTCGTGGCGAAAGACGCCATATCGAAAAGAAAGAGCACGCGTTAAATCAGGAAGAGCGCGACATGCGCAAGATGGATAACGGCAAGCTGACCAAGAAGGATCGCAAGACACTCAATCAGCAGCAGAACCAGCTTTCCAAGCAGATCTACAAGGACAAGCACAACAAACGTAAACGTGGATAATTGACTGCCGACACACAAAAGCCTCCGCGTGAGCGGAGGCTTTTGTTTATTGCCAGCATCAATTCCTATATTGTCATCCTCCGGCAGCTGCGAAGCACATTGTCTTACGGGTTTCGAGATGGCCTGAGGGATTTGCTTTTCTCGATAGTTATGAACAGCAGATTCCTCGCGCCGCAACATCCCATTTATGAAGTGGACCGTCCTTTTCACCGGCGCGAGGAATGACAATGCTTTTGGGCATGGCTTTTGGGCATGGATGTACTCCAAGAGATACAGCTCAAATGGCTGCCAGAGCCTGATCCAGGTCGGCAATGATGTCATCAATGTCTTCGATGCCGACGGAGATGCGCACCATGCCGTCTGTGAGTCCGATCGCGGCGCGACCCTGCTCACCTAACGCTGCGTGGGTCATGGTGGCGGGATGAGAAATCAAGGTTTCCACTCCTCCGAGCGACTCTCCGAGAGAGCAGACACGTACTTTGCGCAGCATTTTCTGTGCATTGTCGAAGGAACCGGTTTCGAAGGTGATCATCGAGCCAAAGCCGGACATTTGTTTCTTGGCGAGCTCGTGCTGAGGATGATCCGAAAGTCCGGGATAGAAGACCTTCTTCACTTTCTTGTGCCGATTCAGGAAATCGGCTACTCGTCTTCCATTCCTGTCATGCTGTTCCATGCGGACGGCGAGAGTCTTAACGCCTCGCAGCACGAGCCAGCACTCGAATGGTGAAAGAATTCCTCCAGTGCACTTCTGCACGAATGCAAAGGTCTCTTTGTGCTTTGGCTTAGTGCAGACGAGCACTCCTCCGAGACCATCGCTGTGGCCATTTAGGAACTTCGTCGTCGAATGCATGACAATATCGGCGCCTAGCGCGATCGGCTTTTGGAAATACGGCGACATGAAGGTGTTGTCCACGGAAAGCTCCGCTCCATGAGCGTGTGCAACCTTCGCCACAGCCGCGATATCGGTTACTGTCATCAGCGGATTTGTGGGCGTCTCAATGTGTACGAGTTTCGTATTGGGACGGAGTGCCTGCCCGACGGCTTTGGCTTGCGAGGTATCGACGTATGTGAATTCCAGTCCGTAATTGACCAGCACTTGATTGAACAGTCGAGGCACACCGCCGTAAACGTTCGAGCCGCATACGATGTGATCCCCGGACTTCATCATCGTCAGCATGGCCGTGATCGCCGCCATGCCGCTGGCGAAGACGTGCGCCGAGGCTCCTCCTTCAAGGGCGGCCAAGTTCTCTTCAAGACGCGTGCGCGTTGGATTCGAGACGCGGGCATATTCGTATCCCTTGTTTTTGCCGATTTCCTCTTGAACGTAGGTGGAAGTAGCGAATATGGGAACGGTGACAGCGCCGGTTGATGGATCGGGCTCCTGTCCGACGTGGATGGCGCGAGTGGCAAAACCGGGATTTGCTTTCGTCATTACATCGAGGATAGCAGTTTGGAATCGGGTGGTTGTTGAAGTCAGAACCGCCCGCAGTAGCGGGTGGGTGAGGACAGGCATACACCCATCTGCTACCGCAGACGGTACTGACTCTGACCCGGTGACCCCGCTTAGCTAGCTTCCGCCCTCGAAGATGTTCTTGGAGAGATATCGCTCGGCGGCATCCGGTATGACGGTCACAACGCGTTTACCGCCACCCAGGCGCTTCGCGATCTGCATTGCCGCAAAGACGTTTGCTCCAGCACTGGAACCACCCAGCACGCCTTCTTGACGCGCCAACTCGCGGACAGTTCGAAAGGCGTCCTCGTCGGACACCATGATGATTTCGTCGCAGTACTCACGCTTGAACGTTTTCGGAACGAAGCTTACGCCGATGCCTTCGACCTTGTGCTGGCCCGGCCGACCGCCTTGTAACACTGAGCCTTGAGTTTCTACCGCAACGGTGAGGATTTTCGGGTTCTTCTGCTTCAGGAACCGCGCTACGCCGGAAAACGTTCCGCCGGTGCCGACACCGATCGCGACAGCATCGACGCGGCCCTGCATCTGCTCATAAATTTCCTGCGCTGTGGTTTCGTAATGGAACTCAGGATTGGCGGGATTTTCAAACTGCAGTGCTACGAAGGAATTGGGAATTCCGGTTGCGATCTCACGAGCTTTGGTGATCGCCCCTTGCATG
The nucleotide sequence above comes from Terriglobales bacterium. Encoded proteins:
- a CDS encoding winged helix-turn-helix domain-containing protein yields the protein MLPNESRSNSEVVRFAEFEADLRTGELRRDGRLLKVQGKPFQVLSALLVRPGDLVTREELRQSLWPADTFVDFEHGLNTAINKVREALRDSASNPRFIETLPRRGYRFIGAVYSNSVAGVSPASHQTAAGDVDPPSHTSDELPKAPRTAARSLLLLIEFAYLVSYIAALHYLLWVRMLAKFSFGPVQALTVTSGIILWCAMGVPVRFYLLFALAFDYHLLGEKFRRLFPFLLVIDEFWSGMALFLVPTIGLGFGFALFVAAIYSPFAQRTLVRMGYH
- a CDS encoding cation:dicarboxylase symporter family transporter; this encodes MQRRSLSGIQIWAFAAAAFGTVAVILALISRLHTLPSALLFVSRWAVLVVLLVYASLRRSLMTWIFASMVIGGIVGYDFPHQAVSLEVITQIFLRLIKAIVAPLIFSTLVVGIAGHSDLKQVGRMGIKCLIYFEVITTLALVIGLAAINISKAGVGVHAPADQVAGPAVPQKQSASDLIVHIFPENIAKSVAEGQVLQVVVFAVIFALALGMLPEPKRRPLLTFFESLSETMFKFTNIVMYLAAPAVGAAIAYTIGQLGVNVLSNLARLLGTLYVALIVFLGGVLFPVALLARVPVRRFIRAVAEPAAIAFATSTSEAALPRAMESMEALGVPRQMVAFVIPTGYSFNLDGSTLYLTLASVFVAQAAGRSLEIGEQILLVLTLMLTSKGVAGVPRASLVILLATLGSFNLPLWPVYIILGIDALMDMARTTVNVIGNCLASVVIAKWEGEFGKESPSEVVVEAL
- a CDS encoding PLP-dependent aspartate aminotransferase family protein; protein product: MPVLTHPLLRAVLTSTTTRFQTAILDVMTKANPGFATRAIHVGQEPDPSTGAVTVPIFATSTYVQEEIGKNKGYEYARVSNPTRTRLEENLAALEGGASAHVFASGMAAITAMLTMMKSGDHIVCGSNVYGGVPRLFNQVLVNYGLEFTYVDTSQAKAVGQALRPNTKLVHIETPTNPLMTVTDIAAVAKVAHAHGAELSVDNTFMSPYFQKPIALGADIVMHSTTKFLNGHSDGLGGVLVCTKPKHKETFAFVQKCTGGILSPFECWLVLRGVKTLAVRMEQHDRNGRRVADFLNRHKKVKKVFYPGLSDHPQHELAKKQMSGFGSMITFETGSFDNAQKMLRKVRVCSLGESLGGVETLISHPATMTHAALGEQGRAAIGLTDGMVRISVGIEDIDDIIADLDQALAAI
- the cysK gene encoding cysteine synthase A, with the protein product MSTTEALHLRVAEDITELVGETPMLHLRRIAPTGSAEIYAKLEYLNPGGSVKDRAAIGMISRAEREGKLRKGSTIIEATAGNTGIGLSLIGVNKGYRVIVVVPERFSEEKVKVMGALGAEVIRTPDAEGMQGAITKAREIATGIPNSFVALQFENPANPEFHYETTAQEIYEQMQGRVDAVAIGVGTGGTFSGVARFLKQKNPKILTVAVETQGSVLQGGRPGQHKVEGIGVSFVPKTFKREYCDEIIMVSDEDAFRTVRELARQEGVLGGSSAGANVFAAMQIAKRLGGGKRVVTVIPDAAERYLSKNIFEGGS